One genomic window of Solanum dulcamara chromosome 10, daSolDulc1.2, whole genome shotgun sequence includes the following:
- the LOC129870555 gene encoding uncharacterized protein LOC129870555: MAPTQHTTETALDRKPESSVKIAATGKANTIPSNSERKAFNCRSNYRHNFVQMDNTLNARTTKASNSSMDVAVDVTGFARSSDIRLTTKADPDETEYSSSFVDTTSVNDNGSGPTDAEVESRFYDDSGLASSFDGFSSLFPIRKKKLTSHWRDFIRPIMWRCKWAELKMKELQLQAAKYNRDISAHDRKRHRELDQASLEESGSKSLPFIHPRHRKKAMERRKRKRVEHGTDIATHMSTHNLFSYFETRRLDLDGTPAGDDISNAALGEQKTNGQDEFGIDDDFSILVSSNDYLEQILRKIELVHSRVHKLKYQLDTVMMKNAIKFSSSENLMSFDGQASSIRSPTFSACNGDTTSAGGLYATSQHVLDYDLGDFIMPDSAMSSYGEAMPIPDIIESTVGLLSSVDVTQQQVQVGDSSERIVDNILIHNEVSEVGGHILTMNHEKSFDKHQDVGNNVEEESFNPAPLASETNAAGIASTSQEQSTLKSCLASEIHFPKNKRKRGERKASLGGWNRKMPGEPDSQ; this comes from the exons GAGGAAAGCTTTCAACTGTAGAAGTAACTATAGACATAACTTTGTTCAAATGGACAATACCTTGAATGCACGAACTACTAAAGCTTCAAACAGTTCCATGGATGTGGCTGTCGATGTAACTGGGTTTGCAAGAAGCAGCGACATCAGATTAACTACGAAGGCAGATCCTGATGAAACTGAATACTCAAGCTCATTTGTTGACACTACATCGGTAAATGATAATGGTTCTGGTCCTACTGATGCTGAAGTGGAGTCACGGTTCTATGATGATAGTGGCTTGGCATCTTCGTTCGATGGGTTTAGCAGCTTGTTTCCGATAAG GAAGAAAAAGTTGACTTCTCACTGGAGAGACTTTATACGTCCCATAATGTGGCGGTGTAAATGGGCTGAACTCAAGATGAAAGAGCTTCAGTTGCAGGCAGCAAAGTACAATAGGGACATATCAGCACATGATAGGAAAAGACATAGGGAGTTAGATCAAGCTTCTTTGGAAGAGTCAGGCTCGAAATCGTTGCCATTTATTCATCCAAGGCACAGGAAAAAGGCCATGGAGAGGAGAAAGAGGAAGAGAGTTGAGCATGGAACAGATATTGCAACACACATGTCTACTCATAaccttttctcttattttg AAACTAGAAGGCTGGATTTGGATGGGACACCAGCTGGAGATGATATTAGTAATGCAG CATTGGGAGAACAGAAAACCAATGGTCAGGATGAGTTTGGTATTGATGATGATTTCTCAATTCTCGTAAGCAGCAACGATTATCTAGAGCAGATCCTTCGGAAAATTGAACTAGTACATAGTCGGGTTCATAAGCTGAAATACCAACTTGATACAGTGATGATGAAAAATGCGATAAAGTTTTCTTCCTCTGAGAATTTAATGTCATTTGATGGACAGGCTAGCTCTATTCGTAGCCCTACATTCTCGGCATGCAATGGAGATACAACATCAGCTGGAGGTTTATATGCTACATCTCAGCATGTGTTAGATTATGATCTCGGAGATTTCATCATGCCTGATAGTGCAATGTCAAGCTATGGAGAGGCTATGCCTATTCCTGACATAATAGAAAGTACAGTAGGACTTTTGTCCTCTGTGGATGTCACACAGCAGCAGGTGCAAGTTGGAGATTCAAGCGAAAGA ATCGTTGATAACATTCTCATACATAATGAAGTATCTGAAGTAGGAGGACACATTTTGACGATGAATCATGAAAAATCCTTTGACAAGCATCAAGATGTGGGAAATAATGTGGAAGAAGAAAGCTTTAATCCAGCCCCCCTTGCATCAGAAACTAATGCAGCAGGTATAGCATCCACATCTCAGGAACAATCAACATTGAAATCGTGCTTAGCCTCGGAGATCCATTTTcccaaaaacaaaagaaagagaGGAGAGCGTAAAGCCAGTTTGGGTGGTTGGAATCGTAAGATGCCAGGTGAACCTGATAGCCAGTGA